One window of Nymphaea colorata isolate Beijing-Zhang1983 chromosome 1, ASM883128v2, whole genome shotgun sequence genomic DNA carries:
- the LOC116262801 gene encoding LRR receptor-like serine/threonine-protein kinase RGI1: MSTRHNPPLVCLLFLHSSLLLLLLLVLPSASGTIATTNPEAQVLLSWLQSVDYPPQELVSSWSAQSPDPCLWSYVSCSSRSHITEIVIPSLQLLGPLPTQFTKLSFLTKLVLSGNNLTGEIPPEIGNLTSLAVLDLSSNALTGNIPPEIGKLRDLEVLSLSSNLLSGEMPPGIWNCSRLRIVNLVDNHLSGRIPVGLGRLDGLEVLRLGGNRAIEGDIPEDLSNCGNLVFLGFAFTNVSGRLPAGFGRLGKLQTLSMYSTMVSGEIPVEIGNCSELVNLYLYANRISGQIPVELGRCRKLERLLLWQNELTGAVPETIGNLTQLSTLDLSLNRLSGEIPPAISKLGKLTTLLLSDNGFTGRIPSALGNCTALTQLELDNNRLSGEIPPEIGRLTELTLFFAWQNDISGALPAELAYCAKLQALDFSHNRLVGWIPPSLLQLKNMSKLLLISNDLSGPIPPEIGNCTALVRLRLGGNQLSGAIPGSIGKLASLNFLELSDNRLSGTIPPEISNCTKLEMVDFHGNGIEGSIPSSLGSIHGLHVLDLSINRLSGSVPDSFGSLKFLNKLMLNRNNLSGLIPNSLGFCSGLQLLDLSCNRISGSMPDELGDLQNLDISLNLSWNSLSGLIPKTFSQLANLAYLDLSHNMLTGSVGVLGGLQNLVSLNISYNNLSGLLPDTKLFRELPQSVLEGNSGLCTSGDGCFIQVNQTKDGEAHKKSLKLVIALLVSATLLVLISSPLLIKRVHTITREARGMGGDWKFTMFQKVNFSFDELLMGLVEENVIGKGCSGVVYRVDTGRGTVVAVKKLWPSKNEENSLERDSFISEVKTLGLIRHRNIIRLLGFCTNANVWLLMYDYMQNGSLGELLHEKKMFLDWHTRHKIILGAAQGLAYLHHDCNPPIVHRDIKANNILIGIDFEAYLADFGLAKPVDPSEETKSANTVAGSYGYIAPEYGYRMKITEKSDVYSYGVVLLEVLTGMQPTDPQLPEGMHIVNWVCQKLQKESTNAIDILDEGLRGLPDSQIEEMTQALGVALLCINSCPEERPAMKDVTVMLKEIMLESEECCAKARMIIEHMSRAPPSHCPSFSRSSEPLITSPMYSSGSGRLGFD; the protein is encoded by the exons ATGTCGACGAGACATAACCCTCCGTTGGTCTGCCTTCTCTTCCTGCActcttccctcctcctcctcctcctccttgttCTCCCCTCAGCTTCGGGCACCATTGCCACCACCAACCCTGAAGCTCAAGTCCTCCTCTCATGGCTCCAGTCCGTCGACTACCCACCACAGGAGCTCGTCTCTTCCTGGTCCGCCCAGAGCCCCGACCCTTGCCTCTGGTCCTACGTCTCTTGCTCATCTCGATCCCATATCACTGAGATCGTCATCCCTTCGCTTCAGCTCCTCGGCCCACTCCCTACCCAATTCACCAAACTCTCCTTCCTCACCAAGCTTGTTCTCTCCGGCAACAACCTCACTGGAGAAATCCCTCCCGAAATCGGGAACCTCACCTCCCTCGCGGTCCTGGACCTTAGCTCGAATGCCCTTACCGGAAATATCCCGCCGGAGATAGGAAAACTCCGAGACCTCGAGGTCCTCTCCCTCAGCTCCAACCTCCTTTCCGGGGAGATGCCGCCGGGGATATGGAATTGCTCCCGCCTTCGAATCGTCAATTTGGTCGACAACCACCTTTCTGGCCGGATTCCGGTGGGACTGGGTCGGCTAGATGGTCTCGAGGTCCTGCGTTTAGGCGGTAATCGAGCGATCGAGGGTGATATCCCGGAAGACTTGTCTAATTGCGGAAACTTGGTCTTTTTGGGTTTTGCCTTCACCAACGTCTCTGGTCGGCTTCCGGCTGGTTTCGGCCGTTTGGGGAAGTTACAGACGCTATCCATGTACAGCACCATGGTTTCCGGTGAAATTCCGGTGGAGATAGGCAATTGCTCGGAGTTGGTCAACCTATACCTTTATGCAAACCGCATCTCTGGCCAGATTCCAGTTGAATTAGGCCGGTGCCGGAAGTTGGAAAGACTCCTTCTGTGGCAGAACGAGCTCACCGGAGCAGTGCCGGAGACAATCGGAAATCTGACCCAACTGAGCACTCTGGACCTCTCCTTGAATCGCTTGAGCGGCGAAATCCCGCCAGCCATTTCCAAATTAGGAAAGTTAACGACTCTTCTTCTCTCAGATAACGGTTTCACTGGCCGGATTCCTTCCGCACTTGGAAACTGTACCGCCCTGACTCAGCTGGAATTGGACAACAACAGGCTTTCTGGCGAGATCCCGCCGGAGATTGGCAGATTGACTGAACTGACGTTGTTCTTTGCATGGCAGAATGATATCTCGGGTGCTCTTCCGGCAGAATTGGCTTACTGCGCCAAACTCCAGGCGCTCGACTTCTCCCATAATCGACTCGTTGGCTGGATTCCACCCAGCTTGCTTCAGCTGAAGAACATGAGCAAGCTGCTTCTGATATCCAACGATTTGTCGGGGCCAATCCCACCAGAAATTGGCAACTGCACCGCATTGGTTCGTCTCCGGCTTGGGGGCAACCAGCTTTCCGGTGCAATCCCGGGATCGATTGGAAAATTGGCGAGCTTGAATTTCTTGGAATTATCTGATAACAGGCTATCAGGCACGATTCCGCCAGAGATTAGTAACTGCACAAAATTGGAGATGGTGGATTTCCACGGGAACGGCATTGAAGGAAGCATACCATCTTCATTGGGATCAATTCATGGCCTTCATGTTTTAGACCTCTCTATAAATAGGCTGTCTGGTTCTGTTCCTGATTCTTTTGGTTCCCTGAAATTCCTCAATAAACTTATGTTGAATAGAAATAACCTCTCAGGTTTGATACCCAATTCTTTGGGATTCTGTTCTGGCTTGCAATTATTGGACTTGAGCTGCAACAGGATCTCTGGATCCATGCCTGATGAGTTGGGTGATTTGCAAAACTTGGATATCTCACTGAATCTCAGTTGGAACTCTCTGTCCGGCTTGATCCCAAAAACATTTTCACAACTAGCCAATCTTGCATACTTGGACCTTTCTCACAACATGCTTACAGGAAGTGTGGGAGTTTTAGGTGGCcttcaaaatttggtttcaCTGAACATTTCTTACAACAACTTATCTGGGCTCCTTCCTGATACGAAGTTATTCAGGGAGCTTCCTCAGAGTGTTTTGGAGGGTAATTCTGGATTGTGCACTAGTGGGGATGGTTGTTTCATTCAAGTTAATCAGACCAAAGATGGCGAAGCACACAAGAAGAGTCTTAAATTGGTGATTGCTCTGCTGGTTTCTGCAACATTACTGGTACTAATATCAAGCCCTTTGCTGATAAAGCGAGTGCACACCATTACGAGGGAAGCCAGAGGCATGGGAGGTGATTGGAAATTCACCATGTTCCAAAAGGTGAACTTCTCTTTTGATGAACTGCTCATGGGATTGGTGGAGGAAAATGTGATTGGAAAGGGGTGTTCTGGTGTGGTTTATCGGGTGGACACAGGGAGAGGTACAGTGGTCGCTGTGAAGAAGCTTTGGCCTTCGAAGAATGAAGAGAACTCTCTTGAGAGGGATTCATTCATTTCAGAGGTTAAAACCCTCGGGCTTATCAGGCACAGAAACATAATCAGGCTGCTGGGCTTCTGTACTAATGCAAACGTTTGGCTGTTGATGTATGACTATATGCAGAATGGGAGCCTGGGTGAGTTACTCCATGAGAAGAAGATGTTCCTGGATTGGCATACTAGACACAAGATTATACTTGGTGCAGCACAGGGTCTGGCCTATCTTCACCATGACTGTAATCCACCGATTGTTCACCGAGATATAAAGGCTAACAACATCTTAATTGGCATTGATTTTGAAGCCTATCTTGCAGATTTTGGGTTGGCAAAGCCTGTGGATCCATCCGAAGAGACTAAATCTGCCAATACTGTGGCTGGTTCTTACGGTTACATTGCTCCTG AATATGGATATCGGATGAAGATTACTGAGAAGAGCGATGTGTACAGTTATGGTGTTGTTCTTCTTGAAGTGTTGACAGGGATGCAACCTACTGATCCACAATTGCCAGAAGGCATGCATATTGTGAACTGGGTTTGCCAAAAATTACAGAAAGAGAGCACAAATGCTATAGACATTCTCGATGAGGGCCTTAGAGGTTTGCCAGATTCACAGATTGAAGAAATGACACAAGCTCTGGGTGTGGCTTTACTATGCATCAACTCATGCCCAGAGGAGCGCCCGGCCATGAAAGATGTGACTGTAATGCTGAAGGAAATTATGCTTGAAAGTGAAGAATGTTGTGCCAAGGCTAGGATGATCATTGAACACATGAGTAGAGCCCCACCATCACACTGTCCTAGCTTCTCAAGGTCTTCTGAGCCTCTCATCACCTCACCTATGTATTCCTCTGGTTCTGGCAGGTTGGGATTTGACTAA